Proteins encoded together in one Impatiens glandulifera chromosome 1, dImpGla2.1, whole genome shotgun sequence window:
- the LOC124918673 gene encoding lamin-like protein, producing MSSGATHHLIGLIFFILVTASSSTDHIVGANRGWNPGMNYTLWSNNHTFYVNDFISFRYQKMMYNVFEVNQTGYDNCTTEGAVGNWSSGKDFILLDKPIRYYFICGTGGCFSGMKVSVVVHPLPSPPSSGNVTSKHGSGGDKSDAGPTAGLVCFSSVVSVLVVGMAVLWI from the exons ATGTCCAGCGGCGCAACCCATCATCTCATCGGactcatcttcttcatccttGTAACCGCCTCTTCCTCCACCGACCATATCGTCGGTGCCAACCGTGGATGGAACCCCGGCATGAACTATACTCTTTGGTCTAACAATCATACCTTCTACGTCAACGACTTCATCT CTTTTAGGTACCAAAAGATGATGTACAATGTGTTTGAGGTTAACCAAACGGGGTACGACAACTGTACGACGGAAGGAGCGGTGGGGAATTGGAGCAGCGGTAAAGATTTCATCCTTTTGGATAAACCCATAAGGTATTATTTCATTTGTGGGACTGGCGGTTGTTTTAGTGGAATGAAGGTATCTGTAGTTGTACATCCTCTGCCTTCGCCGCCGTCGTCTGGTAATGTTACTTCTAAACATGGGTCCGGCGGTGACAAGTCTGATGCCGGTCCGACTGCCGGATTAGTTTGTTTTTCGAGTGTGGTTAGTGTTTTGGTGGTGGGTATGGCTGTGTTGTGGATCTGA
- the LOC124913465 gene encoding probable WRKY transcription factor 40: MKQISTEVLDLNALPPLDEAPLMAVHHEQEESVALAEELNRAKAENKKLTTTLTAVYRSYNSLRSSLADFVSRNPPPVPENIAGVARKRNSLGDDDDSSKKIVKAKLTTVLVKTEEYIVKDGYVWKKYGQKFTRNNQCPRSYFRCSFAPNCPVKKKVQRSVDDKSILVATYEGKHNHPQPNICPPIRQTVKSHDLPGPLPSVE; the protein is encoded by the exons CTCCATTAATGGCGGTCCATCATGAACAAGAAGAG TCGGTTGCTTTAGCTGAGGAACTGAACAGAGCAAAAGCTGAGAACAAAAAGCTGACCACAACACTGACTGCAGTCTACCGGAGCTACAATTCTCTGAGAAGCAGTTTGGCCGACTTTGTCTCAAGGAATCCTCCTCCGGTGCCGGAAAACATTGCCGGAGTAGCCCGGAAAAGAAACAGCTtgggtgatgatgatgattcatCCAAGAAGATTGTGAAGGCCAAACTCACAACTGTCCTGGTTAAAACCGAAGAATAT ATAGTGAAGGATGGATATGTATGGAAGAAATATGGGCAAAAGTTTACAAGAAACAACCAATGTCCAAGATCTTACTTCAGATGTTCTTTTGCTCCTAATTGTCCGGTTAAGAAAAAG GTACAAAGGAGTGTGGATGACAAGTCAATTTTGGTTGCTACATATGAAGGAAAGCACAATCACCCTCAACCAAATATTTGTCCCCCAATTAGACAGACAGTGAAGTCACATGATCTGCCCGGCCCATTACCATCTGTTGAATAA